A DNA window from Streptomyces asoensis contains the following coding sequences:
- a CDS encoding bifunctional 4-hydroxy-2-oxoglutarate aldolase/2-dehydro-3-deoxy-phosphogluconate aldolase produces the protein MNLVESLRAHRLLAIVRGKDPAAALRTVRTLTEEGIAAVEVSLTTTDALTVIRRAREELGPGALLGAGTVRSAADAARAVDAGASYLVTPALVDGLQHCGVPVLMGALTPTEIERALARGAAAIKLFPGALGGPGYLRALRDPFPEVPVVPVGGVDARAARDYLDLGALAVGVGSPLVGDAAEGGDLDLLRSRAAEFRAVAAGETP, from the coding sequence ATGAACCTGGTGGAATCCCTACGAGCCCACCGCCTGTTGGCGATCGTCCGCGGCAAGGACCCCGCCGCGGCCCTGCGCACCGTACGCACCCTCACCGAGGAGGGCATCGCGGCCGTCGAGGTCTCGCTCACCACCACCGACGCCCTCACGGTGATCAGGCGGGCCCGCGAGGAACTCGGTCCCGGTGCGCTCCTCGGCGCCGGCACCGTACGCTCCGCGGCGGACGCGGCCCGCGCCGTGGACGCCGGTGCGTCCTACCTCGTGACCCCCGCGCTCGTCGACGGGCTCCAGCACTGCGGCGTGCCCGTCCTGATGGGCGCCCTGACCCCGACCGAGATCGAACGCGCCCTCGCCCGGGGCGCCGCCGCGATCAAGCTCTTCCCCGGCGCCCTCGGCGGCCCCGGCTATCTGCGGGCCCTGCGCGACCCCTTCCCCGAGGTGCCTGTCGTGCCCGTGGGCGGAGTCGACGCGCGGGCCGCCCGTGACTACCTGGACCTGGGCGCGCTCGCCGTCGGCGTCGGCTCACCCCTCGTCGGGGACGCGGCCGAGGGCGGGGACCTGGACCTGCTCCGTTCCCGCGCGGCCGAGTTCCGCGCGGTGGCCGCGGGGGAGACCCCGTGA